AAGGGCCGAGCGTCGTCCTCCAGGAGAAAACGCAGGCGCTGCCCGTCCTGGCTCATGGTCACGCTGATGGCGTGCTCGCCGTCGTCCGGATAGCCGTAACTGATCGTGTTGGTGAGAAGCTCATCCAGAACGAGTCGGATCTGGTAACGCAGTTTGGCCGGCAGGCCATGGGCCTCGCCAAAGGCTTCCACGGCATCGGCCACGCGGTCCAGTTCCAGCAGACGGTTTGTTATGCGCAAGGAAAAACCCGGCAGCATCCTGTCCCCGGCGCGCGGCGCATGTCTCGCCTGTCCGCTGCGCTTGAGCTTGGCCGTTGGGCGGGAGTAAGGGTCCTATGACCCGCGCCGGCGGCTCGTCCTCTAGCCGGCCATGCGGCAAAATCCCATGACCGATTGCTTCAAGGTCCCTGTTTTTAAAGGCCCTGTCAAGGCGGGACGGCGGCGTGCCCGGTTGCCAAGGGACGGCCAGGGGCGCTAAAGGCTCCTGGCAAGGAGCACTGCCGCCATGAAAGACTTGAACTCCGCGCTGGCCGAAAACGAGGCCGACGCCACCGAAGCATTTCTCAAGTCCCTGCCGGAACTGAAAGCCGGCGAGACCTTCCAGTTTGCCTGCCATCCCGAGGTGCCGTGCTTTAATGCCTGCTGCTCGGACCTGACGCTCATGCTCACGCCCTATGACGCCCTGCGCCTGCGCCGGGCCCTCGGCGTGTCGCCGGCCGATCTGATCAACCACTTTGCCCGTCGCTTCGAAGCTCCGGATACCGGCTTTCCCATGCTGCACCTGAAAATGCGCGAGGAACGCCAGAAGCGCTGTCCCTTTGTGTCGCCCGAGGGCTGCAAAATCTACGGCGACCGCCCCGGGGCCTGCCGCACCTATCCTCTGGGCCGGGCCACCAAGCTCGACGACGACGGACAGGTCATCGAACAGTTTTTCGTCGTGCGCGAACCGCATTGCCAGGGCTTTGAGGAAACGAAGGACTGGAGCAGCGCCGGCTGGCTGGCCGACCAGGATCTGGCCGTCTACAATCGGTTTAACGACCGCTACATGTTTCTTATGGCGCTGACCCGGGGCAAGGGCGTCGGACTTTCGCCCAAACAGATCCAGATGGTCTGGCTGGCCCAGTATCTGCCCGACGAATTCCGGGACCTGATCGGCAAGATGGGCATTTTCAATCTCGTGGAGATTGATGCCGCCCGCCAGGAGCGCATCATGGCCGATGAGGAGGAGACGTTGCTCTTTGGCCTGGACTGGTTGGAGCTGGTCTTTTTCGGCCGCCAGGAACGCCTACGCCGCAGACGCCATGACATTTGAGCACGAAAAAATTCTGCCCCGGGAGGCCCTGGTCGCTGCCCTTGCCCGGGTGCGGCCGGGGCGCACGGTCGTTTTCACCAACGGCTGCTTCGATCTGCTCCATGCCGGCCATGTGGACGTGCTGACCCGGGCCAGGACCCTGGGCGATCTGCTGGTGGTCGGATTAAACGACGACGCCTCGGTGGTCCGCCTCAAAGGCGCGCGCCGGCCGATCACGCCTGTAGCCGAGCGGGCCTACGTCCTGGCCGGGCTGGCCTGCGTGGATTTCGTGTCGCCTTTTGCCGAAGACACGCCGCTTGAACTTATTGAGGCCGTCCTGCCCGACGTGCTGGTCAAAGGCGGCGACTGGCCGGTTTCGGCCATTGTCGGCGGCGATGTCGTCACCGCCCGGGGCGGCCGGGTGGCGAGCCTGCCCCTGGCGCCGGGCCTGTCCACCACAGCCGTCATTGAGCGGATCATCGCCCGGTATACTGCGTCCTGAACGCACCGGCGGTACGATTTGCCCCGCCTTCGCGGCCAGACTCACGGCCTGGCGTCCGCACTTCCTTTCCACAACGACTCCCGGTCCAGTTGACGCCCTCGCCCTCCGGAATGTTCCGGCAAGGGCCTGGCCGTCCAACCGCAACGCCACGCCTTCCTGCTCAAAATAGATGGAATATTTCTTGCTTGGTTACGCCGGCAGGATTTTTTTACCCACCCATCAAGCCAAGGGAAAGGTCAGCCATGCTCGCCACCGCCGATGCCATTGCCAGCACCCTTGCAACAGCCCGCGATCTCGCCCGAACCGAACCAAACAACACCGCTGCCGCATCTGCCTCGCAATTTGCCGCAGTGCTTGCAGACAATGCCCTCGCCGCAGCCCCGGACACACAAGCAAACGCCACGACCACCGGGCGCAGTGCCGCCTGGGAGGATTTCTACAGCCACCCGGTCATCGGGACCAGTGAAGACGGCCTCCCCATCGTCGGGGAAACCGAAGCCGAACTGGCCAACACCCAGGCCGTCTATGCCAAAATGGCAACAGCCCATGGCCTTGACCCGCAGCCCACCGCGACGTTGCAGGCCAGGATGCCGGTCACTGACGGCCTTTTGGGTCCGAAACTCGGCTATCACCAGATGACGGCCTTGGCCCTGCCGGTCGCTTTGACCCAGGCTTCGCTGCACTCCGCCCCTTCCTGGCTGCCGTCCGAGGCCGAGGCGTGAGTTACGGCAGTCCCCAGGCGGCCGCCAGGGCGCGGTATTCGGCTTGGGGCAAAACGGCCAAAAGCGGCTTGGCCCCGGGATCGAGCCAGGCGACCAGGGCGGCGGCCTGGTCGGACGGGATGGCGATGCTGCCGCCGGTCGGCGGGCCGTCGGCCGGGCGCACGTTGACAAACAGGCAGGTTCCGCCTTCGGGGTCGATGGTTTCGCTGTTGTGCCCGATGACCACGCCCCAGACGTTGGCAGCATCGTCACGGACCATGCGGTCCTGGCGAAGTCCCCCTTCGGGGCGCTCCTCCGGGCCGACGACACGGCCGAAGAGCGGCGACCCCGTGTCGGTCACGCAGGAAACGCGGTCCGTCACGGCGACATAGGGCAGACGGACCCCGGCAGCCGCAGCCGTCTCTGCGCCGGCATAGCCAAAGGCCGCCGGCAGGGCAAAAAGTCCGGCCGGGGTGCGGCCGTCGCCCTGACGCTTGACCGGTCCGCCGGACAACACCTGCCCCAGCCCACGTCCCAGGCCAAGTCCCTTGCGGCCCAGCTGGCACGGCACGGGCGGCCCGGTTTCGGTCCAGGGCGACCCCGGGCCGCTTCGCGTCAACCGCCGCAGCGTCCCCCGGGTCGCTTGAAAATCTGCGGCCGTCACCAGCACGAGCTGACGGGAATCGGCCGCAGGGAATCCTGTCGAGGCCCGACCCGTGGCCCCCGTGGCCCCAGAGGTTCCAGAGGTTCCGGAGGTTCCGGACGCCGGCATCGTCGCCGGTTGCTCAGCCGGCGTTGCAGCCACGGTCCGGCCCGGTTGCTGCGTCGGCGACAAGGCCGCCCCCCCGGTTGCCGGTTGGCCAGATGAGGACGCCTTGTCCGCGATCGCTCCTTTTCCCGAGGCAACGCCAGGGGCCATGGGGGCAGGCGTCGACGACGCGCCAGGAGCCGGGGCGGGGTTGACGGCAAAAAGCCGTCCGGCAGCTGGCTCCCCCGCCGTCTCCCGGCCGGACGGCCCCGGTCCGACGGCCGCCACGGACCCGGCAGCCGGCCCCGGCGTCATGTCCTGACGATAATCCGGAGACAGCACCGCCGCCCGGCCGCCGTTTGGACCATAGACGTCTTCCGGGCGCACCACCGGCGTCTTGCCGGTCACGCGCCCTCCGTCGTCTCCGGCCGGCTCGTCGGAACACCCGGTCAGGACCAGACACACCAAGCCCGCCGCTGCCGCCCGGCGCAACCAGCAAAAAAACCTGCCGCCCCTCGCGATTATCATGCCTCAGGGGAGGCCGCAGCCTCGGCCGGAGCGTCTCCGGCGTCGGCTTCGGCCGACTTGTCTCGTCGTTTTGGTCGTTTGCCGGACTGGATCAGGACAGCAAGCTTTTCAGCGGCCTTGTCGGTTTCCTCCGCCTTGCCCAGATAATGCATCTCGCCGCGCGGCGAGATCCAGTGCCAACCGGCCGGCTTGACCAACTCGTTGGCCCCGTGGCGCTGGAGATATTCCAGGGCCTTGGCGGCATCCAGTTCCCGGGCGCAGGTGGCCAACATGTCTTCGGCATCAAAAACCGAAGCGGCATGGCGAAAAATCTCAAAAGCACCGTGCACCACATCAAAAGGAGAAAAATCAGCCTTCCGACGCCGTCCCGACAGAACAGCCTCCAGGGTATTTAAATCGTTGCGCAGGGCTTTCAGTTCCTTAAGCGCGGCTTCACGGGCCTGATCACGCCGATCTTCCAGTGTTTTGCCGACAGCGGCCGCAGTGGCGTTTTTCGGGGGCATGGCTTCCTCGCTCGTTTCCGCCAGCCTAGAAGAAAATCGCGGGAAAGTGGAGTACAAAGAAACGGGGTCGCCCTACATTTTGACCAACAGGCAGTATGGTGCCAATATGGCCCCAGACGTGTGAAATACGAATAAAGGCGTTGTCTTTGTCGCAAATTACCTGTATCGAACCAACTAGATAGCATTCATAACAAATCACACCACGGAGCAGGAACCAAAGGGAGCATCATATGGCCCAGGACGCCCAATACGGCAGCCAGCGCTTTCTCACGTTGACCCTCGGGGACGAGCTCTTCGCCATCGACATCTTCTCGGTCCGGGAAATTCTCGACTATACGGATATCACCCGTATCCCCCAGACCCCGGAATACATGCGCGGAGTGGTCAATGTGCGCGGCAGCGCCGTTCCTGTCGTCGATTTACGGATGAAATTCGGTTTGGGACAGGTTGAACGCACGCTCAACACGCGCATTGTCATCGTGGAAATCAAGAAGGACGACACCCTGTCGGTCATGGGCGCCCTGGCCGATTCGGTCAAGGAAGTCCTGGAACTGGAAACCGACCGCATTGATCCGCCGCCGCGCATGGGAGCCGCAGTCCGGGCCGATTTCATCCGAGGCATCGGCAAACATGGCGAGCGGTTTCTACTGGTCCTTGACGTCGACAAGGTCTTCTCCAGCGACGAGGTCCAGGATCTGTCCCGCATGATGGGGGATGCAACGCAGCCACCCCCAGAAGCGACGCCAACCGGATCGGACGAAGATTTTTTCCGGTAGCATTCCCGCCGGCCCGTGCCAGCGAGGCCCAATCGGCGACATCGCCAATGGACGCCAGCCTTGCTGGGTACGCTTGCCCCAATGGATGAGACTCTCGTTTACAACACGAACCTGGAAGTGCGTGATGTTTCGAAATCGTGGTCTTGCCTTCAAACTTGGATCGGGATTCGCCCTGCTGATTGTCTTCAGCATCACTATATCCGTCATTTCCTATCTGAGCCTTGGGGATATGCTGTCACGCGTTGACAAAACGGACACCGTCAACACCATCAGCGACGGCGTTACCAATGCCCGGCTGGATATGCTTTACTTCGTCAACTACAAAGATGCGTCCAAGCTCGACAGTTTTCGCAAACATCTTGGAAATGCCCGGGAGAGCGCCCAAACTCTCAAGCGATCTCTGAAAGATCCGAAAAATATCGAACGCATGGAAAACTTTGTAGCGGCGGCTACTGCCTATGAGACCGGACTTTCACGCTATCTTGAGAGTGAAAAGAATCGAGAGGAAACGTTGAAGGTCGTTGTCGAATCCGCCAACTCCCTGCAAAAAGTCACTGAAGAACTTATCAACCGGCTGAGCGAACAGCAAAAAAAGACTTCTGATTCCGGCAGTGAGAATATAAACCGGCTCGGGAGCCTTCGCAGCAAGCTCGATGCCATTGAGCAACAGTTTCTGCGCGCCCGGATCGAGGTGCTGTATTATCTGTGGCGCGGCGACAAGACGCGCATGGACGCCGCCCACTCCATCCTTGACAAGCTCGTGGCCGTCTCCCGCGAAACATCTCCCCTGCTGACCACCGCCGAAGATCGGACCCTCATGGCCGAACTGGT
The DNA window shown above is from Desulfovibrio sp. TomC and carries:
- a CDS encoding ATP-binding protein; amino-acid sequence: MLPGFSLRITNRLLELDRVADAVEAFGEAHGLPAKLRYQIRLVLDELLTNTISYGYPDDGEHAISVTMSQDGQRLRFLLEDDARPFDPLTAKAPDIAAAADDRAIGGLGIHLVRAIMDRVAYEHVGGLNRLLLEKDII
- a CDS encoding YkgJ family cysteine cluster protein, coding for MKDLNSALAENEADATEAFLKSLPELKAGETFQFACHPEVPCFNACCSDLTLMLTPYDALRLRRALGVSPADLINHFARRFEAPDTGFPMLHLKMREERQKRCPFVSPEGCKIYGDRPGACRTYPLGRATKLDDDGQVIEQFFVVREPHCQGFEETKDWSSAGWLADQDLAVYNRFNDRYMFLMALTRGKGVGLSPKQIQMVWLAQYLPDEFRDLIGKMGIFNLVEIDAARQERIMADEEETLLFGLDWLELVFFGRQERLRRRRHDI
- the rfaE2 gene encoding D-glycero-beta-D-manno-heptose 1-phosphate adenylyltransferase, with amino-acid sequence MTFEHEKILPREALVAALARVRPGRTVVFTNGCFDLLHAGHVDVLTRARTLGDLLVVGLNDDASVVRLKGARRPITPVAERAYVLAGLACVDFVSPFAEDTPLELIEAVLPDVLVKGGDWPVSAIVGGDVVTARGGRVASLPLAPGLSTTAVIERIIARYTAS
- a CDS encoding chemotaxis protein CheW, with translation MAQDAQYGSQRFLTLTLGDELFAIDIFSVREILDYTDITRIPQTPEYMRGVVNVRGSAVPVVDLRMKFGLGQVERTLNTRIVIVEIKKDDTLSVMGALADSVKEVLELETDRIDPPPRMGAAVRADFIRGIGKHGERFLLVLDVDKVFSSDEVQDLSRMMGDATQPPPEATPTGSDEDFFR